A window of the Pelagicoccus enzymogenes genome harbors these coding sequences:
- the dinB gene encoding DNA polymerase IV, protein MLANPRPFSQSHFTISPRRQIIHIDMDCFYAAIEVRDRPELRREPVAVGGHSNRRGVLTTCNYEARAFGCHSAMPTFQALQRCPHLVVLPVRFDVYRNESRRIRRIFRDYTELIEPLSLDEAYLDVSHHTRPAASIAQEIRSRIRQTTGLNASAGIAPNKMLAKIASDWRKPNGQYEVKSSDIGSFMQSLPVSKIWGVGKKAVARLAEHDLHTCGDLQKQSRLELQQLFGKFGSELYELCRGIDHREVVSNRIRKSMSCERTYSKDLDSLEDRQQHAADIFQELSHDLARFKSDRPISKLFVKCKYSDFTRSSIERSGLPFQLSSFQDLLDESYERRSDPIRLLGLGVRFLDPEAQMRATQQLEFDLG, encoded by the coding sequence TTGCTCGCGAACCCTCGGCCCTTTTCACAATCCCACTTTACCATAAGCCCCCGGAGACAGATTATCCACATCGACATGGACTGCTTCTACGCAGCCATCGAGGTCCGCGACCGCCCCGAACTGCGCCGCGAGCCCGTCGCCGTGGGCGGACACAGCAACCGGCGTGGAGTGCTCACAACCTGCAACTACGAAGCCCGCGCCTTCGGCTGCCACTCCGCCATGCCCACCTTCCAAGCCCTCCAGCGCTGCCCCCACCTCGTGGTCCTGCCCGTGCGCTTCGACGTCTACCGCAACGAGAGCCGACGCATCCGACGAATCTTCCGCGACTACACCGAGCTCATAGAGCCCCTCTCCCTCGACGAGGCCTACCTCGACGTTTCCCACCACACCCGTCCCGCGGCCTCCATCGCCCAAGAGATCCGAAGCCGCATCCGCCAGACCACAGGGCTCAACGCCTCCGCTGGCATCGCTCCCAACAAGATGCTCGCCAAGATCGCCAGCGACTGGCGCAAGCCAAACGGCCAGTACGAAGTAAAGTCCTCAGATATAGGATCTTTCATGCAAAGTCTTCCCGTATCCAAGATCTGGGGAGTCGGGAAAAAAGCAGTCGCGCGGCTCGCTGAACACGATCTTCACACTTGCGGAGACCTGCAAAAGCAGAGCCGCCTCGAACTCCAGCAACTGTTCGGGAAATTCGGATCCGAACTCTACGAACTCTGTCGTGGCATCGATCACCGAGAAGTAGTCTCCAATCGAATACGCAAGTCGATGAGCTGCGAACGCACCTATTCAAAAGACCTCGACTCCCTCGAAGACAGACAGCAGCACGCAGCCGACATTTTCCAAGAACTCTCCCACGACCTAGCCCGCTTCAAGAGCGACCGCCCCATCTCCAAGCTCTTCGTCAAATGCAAGTATTCCGACTTTACCCGTAGCTCCATCGAGCGCAGCGGCCTTCCCTTCCAGCTCTCCAGCTTCCAGGACCTTCTCGACGAATCCTATGAGCGCCGCTCAGACCCCATCCGCCTGCTCGGCCTCGGCGTACGCTTTCTCGACCCCGAAGCACAGATGCGCGCCACCCAACAACTCGAATTCGACTTGGGGTAG
- a CDS encoding TrmH family RNA methyltransferase: MALSKTKLSFFRKFLQKKTREQEGRFFVEGWHLLDEAMKAGCRLHAVIFDPEARREASEDAVLGTALEEAEEAYEGMASQLAQLSDTKASQGVLALVDRVGCGFAELLAELPQSGPARLVVLDALGDPGNCGAIVRSCDWFGMDGVVLGRGCAELENGKTVRSTMGGLFHLPVAVGVDLVEAVSVLRKRGIQVFTTELDETAVSLSDFAFPDRCAIVVGNEARGVSAEVSAAADGKLFAPRFGRGESLNAAAAASVFLAKWRV, from the coding sequence ATGGCTTTATCCAAGACGAAACTCTCATTTTTCCGGAAGTTCTTGCAGAAGAAAACGCGTGAACAGGAAGGTCGTTTTTTCGTGGAAGGTTGGCATTTGCTAGACGAAGCGATGAAGGCGGGCTGTCGACTGCATGCGGTGATCTTCGATCCGGAGGCGAGGCGCGAGGCTTCGGAGGACGCGGTCTTGGGGACGGCTCTGGAAGAGGCGGAGGAGGCCTACGAGGGCATGGCGAGCCAGCTTGCCCAGCTCTCCGATACCAAGGCTTCGCAGGGTGTACTCGCTTTGGTGGACCGGGTGGGATGCGGTTTTGCGGAGTTGCTGGCGGAGTTGCCGCAGAGCGGCCCGGCCCGCTTGGTGGTTTTGGACGCTTTGGGGGATCCCGGGAATTGCGGCGCCATTGTGCGGAGTTGCGACTGGTTCGGGATGGACGGGGTTGTCTTGGGAAGGGGCTGCGCGGAGTTGGAGAACGGCAAGACGGTTCGCTCGACGATGGGTGGCTTGTTTCACTTGCCGGTGGCTGTCGGAGTGGACTTGGTGGAGGCGGTCTCTGTCCTGAGGAAAAGGGGTATCCAGGTTTTCACGACAGAGTTGGATGAGACTGCGGTTTCGCTCTCGGATTTTGCGTTTCCGGATCGTTGCGCGATCGTGGTTGGCAACGAGGCCCGCGGCGTTTCGGCGGAGGTATCGGCGGCGGCTGATGGAAAGCTGTTCGCTCCGCGTTTCGGCCGGGGCGAGTCGCTCAACGCGGCGGCGGCGGCTTCGGTGTTTCTCGCCAAGTGGCGAGTGTAG
- the coaBC gene encoding bifunctional phosphopantothenoylcysteine decarboxylase/phosphopantothenate--cysteine ligase CoaBC codes for MSSLTGKRITLIITGSIAAYKALELIRLLTKAGASVEGVLTEGGAAFITPLSVEALTGKKAHTAMWDERSYEMNHIELSRRADLIVIAPATAGIIAKMANGIGDDLASSVLLAKNKPVLLAPSMNTEMWENAAFRRNLAQVQADGATLVSPQTDTLACGETGIGKMSEPDTILAAIETHFRAAQTLSGKTAIVTTGGTIERIDSVRYISNFSSGKQGNAIALSLAQSGAQVSLVSGNTKDPAPKHPNIKIVPVESAEEMKEAVEANLPADFFIGCAAVCDFRVSNKSDKKIKKEGGLDLRFEENPDIARSVGTLPSGKRPKLVVGFAAETEELIPYAKKKLKSKGCDLIVANDVSQGAVFGQDQNTVHFVTKDSVQKLETLPKPKVAKAIVDWIRERA; via the coding sequence ATGTCCTCCCTCACCGGAAAACGAATCACTCTCATCATCACTGGCAGCATCGCCGCCTACAAGGCGCTCGAGCTTATCCGTTTGCTCACCAAAGCCGGAGCCAGCGTAGAAGGCGTACTCACCGAAGGAGGAGCCGCCTTCATCACTCCCCTTTCCGTCGAAGCCCTCACCGGCAAGAAAGCCCATACCGCCATGTGGGACGAGCGCTCCTACGAGATGAACCACATCGAGCTCTCCCGCAGAGCCGACCTCATCGTAATTGCGCCCGCCACCGCCGGGATCATCGCCAAGATGGCCAACGGCATAGGAGACGACCTCGCCTCCTCCGTATTGCTCGCGAAAAACAAGCCGGTCCTGCTGGCTCCCAGCATGAATACCGAAATGTGGGAAAACGCCGCATTCCGACGCAACCTTGCCCAAGTTCAAGCCGACGGAGCCACCCTCGTGTCGCCACAAACCGACACCTTGGCCTGCGGCGAGACTGGCATCGGAAAGATGTCCGAGCCGGACACCATTCTTGCCGCCATCGAAACGCACTTCCGAGCAGCTCAAACACTCAGCGGCAAAACCGCCATCGTCACCACCGGCGGCACGATCGAACGTATCGACTCCGTTCGCTACATCAGCAACTTCTCCTCCGGAAAACAGGGCAACGCCATCGCCCTATCGCTCGCCCAATCCGGGGCCCAAGTTTCGCTCGTAAGCGGAAACACCAAAGATCCAGCCCCCAAGCATCCGAATATAAAAATCGTCCCTGTCGAATCCGCCGAGGAGATGAAAGAAGCCGTCGAGGCCAACCTCCCTGCTGACTTCTTTATCGGCTGCGCGGCCGTTTGCGATTTCCGCGTATCCAATAAATCTGACAAGAAGATAAAGAAAGAGGGCGGATTGGATCTGCGATTCGAAGAAAACCCCGATATAGCCAGAAGCGTCGGGACACTTCCCTCCGGCAAGCGACCAAAACTAGTTGTTGGCTTCGCTGCAGAAACCGAGGAATTGATCCCCTACGCAAAGAAGAAGCTGAAAAGCAAAGGCTGCGATCTGATCGTGGCAAACGACGTCAGCCAAGGAGCCGTTTTCGGCCAAGACCAAAACACGGTCCACTTCGTAACCAAAGATTCAGTACAAAAGCTCGAGACCCTCCCCAAACCCAAGGTAGCCAAGGCCATCGTCGACTGGATCAGAGAGCGAGCCTAG
- a CDS encoding type II toxin-antitoxin system HicB family antitoxin, which translates to MKNKIKTLLAALFASASLLAFAGCSSDSDVGDSLEEAADEAKDATKDAAEEVKEAGEEIADGVKDATN; encoded by the coding sequence ATGAAAAATAAGATCAAAACACTACTCGCCGCTCTCTTCGCCTCCGCTTCGCTCCTAGCCTTCGCCGGCTGCAGCAGCGACAGCGACGTCGGAGACAGCCTGGAAGAAGCCGCAGACGAGGCGAAGGACGCCACCAAGGATGCAGCCGAAGAAGTGAAGGAAGCCGGCGAAGAGATAGCCGACGGCGTGAAGGACGCCACCAACTAA
- a CDS encoding transposase, with product MESRLRRPSHVVPSWVSQGAVFHIRIRTDKRWARSLVNEALGKAIFDSVAFYQRRLVWNCRLLLLMPDHLHALISFNPSKETSKVVGAWKHFHVTHSSIQWQEGYFDHRIRNDDSLDEKAHYIRRNPVVLGLCDTPEDWPWVWDGGVWV from the coding sequence ATGGAATCCCGCTTGCGACGCCCTTCGCATGTAGTTCCCTCTTGGGTGAGTCAAGGAGCTGTTTTTCACATCCGGATACGAACTGACAAAAGGTGGGCTCGCTCTCTGGTGAATGAGGCTCTTGGGAAAGCGATTTTTGATTCTGTTGCCTTTTACCAAAGGCGATTGGTATGGAACTGTCGCCTGTTGCTCCTGATGCCGGATCACCTGCATGCCCTGATTTCATTCAATCCAAGTAAGGAAACGAGCAAAGTTGTGGGAGCATGGAAACATTTCCATGTCACTCATAGTTCCATTCAGTGGCAAGAGGGATATTTTGATCACCGGATTCGTAATGACGATAGCTTGGATGAAAAGGCCCACTATATACGTAGGAATCCGGTTGTGTTGGGACTGTGCGATACCCCGGAGGATTGGCCTTGGGTGTGGGACGGAGGTGTATGGGTATAG
- the aroC gene encoding chorismate synthase, protein MPNTFGKLFTISTWGESHGGGVGVVIDGCPPNLPLSEADIQPELDRRRPGQSEITTPRKEADQVQILSGVYEGKTTGTPISMLVFNKDARPGAYSEMKEKFRPSHADYTYQTKYGHRNPEGGGRSSARETIGRVAAGAIAKKILKLTSQVETLAYVSRIHDISMPEGVEISEAAIEANIVRCPDAATAESMVERIKEARSKGDSVGGVVECRIRNLPVGLGEPVFDRFEADLAKAMLSLPATKGFEVGSGFEGTLLKGSEHNDLFENRDGQVRTKTNLSGGVQGGITNGEDVVFRIAFKPTATILQEQATVDLQGEETTLMGRGRHDPCVVPRAIPIVEAMANLVIVDHMMRQHAQNRLFSFED, encoded by the coding sequence ATGCCTAACACTTTCGGCAAGCTATTCACGATCAGTACCTGGGGCGAGAGCCACGGGGGCGGCGTCGGCGTTGTGATCGACGGGTGCCCTCCGAACCTGCCGCTCAGCGAAGCTGACATCCAGCCCGAGCTCGACCGCCGCCGTCCTGGACAGAGCGAGATTACGACTCCGCGCAAGGAGGCCGACCAGGTGCAAATCCTTTCGGGTGTCTACGAAGGCAAGACGACGGGAACCCCCATTTCCATGCTCGTCTTCAACAAGGATGCCCGCCCAGGCGCCTACTCCGAGATGAAGGAGAAATTTCGCCCCTCGCACGCGGACTACACCTACCAGACAAAATACGGTCACCGAAACCCTGAAGGCGGGGGGCGGTCCTCGGCCCGCGAGACGATCGGACGCGTGGCTGCCGGCGCTATCGCAAAGAAAATTTTGAAGCTGACCTCCCAGGTTGAGACCTTGGCCTACGTGTCGCGGATCCACGACATCAGCATGCCCGAGGGCGTTGAGATTTCAGAGGCAGCGATCGAGGCGAACATCGTTCGTTGCCCGGATGCGGCAACTGCGGAAAGCATGGTCGAGCGTATCAAGGAAGCTCGTTCCAAGGGAGATTCCGTGGGAGGCGTCGTTGAATGTCGGATACGCAATCTACCAGTGGGATTGGGGGAGCCGGTTTTCGACCGTTTCGAAGCCGATCTTGCTAAAGCCATGCTCTCGCTTCCTGCCACGAAAGGCTTCGAGGTGGGCAGCGGATTTGAAGGCACTTTGCTGAAAGGATCCGAGCACAACGACCTTTTCGAAAACCGTGACGGCCAGGTTCGCACCAAGACGAATCTTTCCGGTGGCGTTCAGGGAGGCATCACCAACGGGGAAGACGTCGTCTTCCGCATCGCCTTCAAGCCTACTGCTACGATCTTGCAGGAGCAGGCCACAGTCGACTTGCAAGGCGAAGAGACGACCTTGATGGGGCGCGGTCGCCACGACCCGTGTGTCGTGCCACGCGCTATTCCAATCGTGGAAGCGATGGCGAATCTGGTAATCGTAGACCACATGATGCGCCAGCACGCCCAGAACCGATTGTTCTCCTTCGAAGACTAA
- a CDS encoding DUF1328 domain-containing protein, producing the protein MLQMSFAFLVVALLAALLGFSGIAGTAAGFAKILFGVFLVLFLISLVVRTLNRT; encoded by the coding sequence ATGCTCCAGATGTCATTCGCCTTTCTCGTGGTAGCTCTCCTCGCCGCCTTACTCGGCTTTTCCGGTATCGCGGGCACGGCCGCTGGCTTCGCTAAGATTCTGTTCGGAGTCTTTCTAGTGCTCTTCCTTATCTCACTGGTAGTCAGAACCTTGAACCGGACCTAG
- the cysE gene encoding serine O-acetyltransferase, producing MTEQLEAIWKSLREEAEAAADSERLLVAYLQETILGQKSLESALSYTLASKLKDEILPSITLRDLFLEIFEEDEKLREAIRIDLQAVRDRDPAANGYLSPFLFFKGFSALSAYRFANHLWYDDRRPLALYLQSLISRTFGVDIHPAATIGKGILIDHATGVVIGETAVVGDNVSLLHNVTLGGTGKERGDRHPKVGNGVLIAAGAKVLGNITIGEGAKIGAGSVVLRSVKPHCTVVGVPAKTVGTCGESSPALGMNQQIESGESMSEEPLDYQV from the coding sequence ATGACAGAACAACTTGAAGCAATCTGGAAATCTCTGCGCGAGGAGGCGGAAGCGGCGGCGGACTCGGAACGCTTGCTGGTGGCCTATCTCCAGGAAACCATCCTCGGACAGAAGTCCTTGGAATCGGCTTTGAGCTACACCTTGGCTTCCAAGTTGAAGGACGAGATTTTGCCGAGCATCACCCTGCGCGACCTGTTCCTAGAAATTTTCGAGGAAGACGAGAAGTTGCGGGAGGCGATCCGCATCGATTTGCAAGCGGTCCGGGATCGCGACCCGGCAGCCAACGGGTACCTTTCTCCTTTTTTGTTTTTCAAGGGCTTCAGCGCCCTTTCGGCGTACCGGTTCGCAAACCACCTCTGGTACGATGATCGCCGTCCTTTGGCGCTTTATCTCCAGTCGTTGATTTCGCGTACGTTCGGAGTGGATATCCACCCCGCCGCTACGATCGGCAAGGGGATCTTGATCGACCATGCGACTGGGGTCGTCATTGGGGAAACGGCGGTGGTGGGAGACAACGTTTCCTTGCTGCACAACGTTACCCTGGGGGGTACCGGCAAGGAGCGGGGAGATCGTCACCCGAAGGTGGGCAACGGAGTGCTGATAGCGGCCGGTGCCAAGGTGCTGGGCAACATAACGATCGGCGAGGGGGCCAAGATCGGCGCTGGCAGCGTTGTGCTGCGTTCGGTGAAGCCGCACTGCACGGTGGTGGGCGTTCCGGCGAAGACGGTTGGCACCTGCGGAGAGAGCTCGCCGGCTCTGGGGATGAACCAGCAAATCGAAAGCGGCGAGTCCATGAGCGAAGAACCTCTGGATTACCAAGTTTAG
- a CDS encoding mechanosensitive ion channel family protein — protein sequence MNDEAASFEDAYHILIEKLVRWYELLVSHLPNAVAALAIFGVFFLMASIARRVGERLFARAFDTGAIAQLVSTILKIAILLLGLFIGLGVLGLQKTVLSLLAGAGIVGIALGFAFQDLAENLIAGITMGIRKPFKTGDLIETHGELGHVQSLNLRNSILINFSGQRIIIPNKEVFQNKLVNYSQTGERRVEISVGISFDSDIENAAKVAKEAIEADCGDWLHPDKEVEAYALSFDASSIGLKVRYWIKYPGEKTYYAAIHDGVASIREAFREHEIEIPFPVRTLQTSERLALEIQEKEYAHS from the coding sequence ATGAACGACGAAGCCGCGTCCTTTGAAGACGCCTACCACATCCTTATCGAGAAGCTGGTCCGCTGGTACGAGCTGCTAGTGAGCCACCTTCCGAACGCGGTCGCCGCCCTCGCCATTTTCGGGGTTTTCTTCCTCATGGCTTCCATCGCCCGCCGCGTGGGCGAGCGCCTGTTCGCTCGGGCCTTCGACACGGGAGCCATCGCACAGCTTGTCTCGACCATCTTGAAGATCGCCATCCTTCTGCTTGGCCTCTTCATCGGACTCGGGGTGCTTGGCCTGCAAAAAACAGTGCTTAGCCTCCTCGCCGGCGCGGGGATCGTCGGCATCGCCCTCGGTTTCGCGTTTCAGGACCTCGCGGAAAACCTGATCGCCGGCATCACCATGGGAATCCGAAAACCCTTCAAGACAGGGGACCTGATCGAGACGCACGGAGAGCTTGGCCACGTGCAAAGCCTCAACCTGCGCAACTCGATTCTCATCAACTTCAGCGGTCAGCGAATCATCATTCCCAACAAGGAGGTTTTCCAAAACAAGCTCGTCAACTACTCCCAAACCGGAGAGCGACGCGTAGAAATCTCCGTCGGAATCTCCTTCGACTCCGACATCGAAAACGCCGCCAAGGTCGCCAAAGAAGCCATCGAGGCCGACTGCGGCGACTGGCTCCACCCAGATAAGGAAGTCGAAGCCTACGCTCTCAGCTTTGACGCCTCCAGCATCGGACTGAAGGTTCGCTACTGGATCAAGTATCCGGGCGAAAAGACCTACTACGCGGCCATCCACGACGGAGTCGCGTCCATCAGGGAAGCGTTCCGCGAACATGAAATCGAGATCCCCTTTCCCGTCCGCACGCTGCAAACCAGCGAAAGACTCGCCCTGGAGATTCAGGAGAAGGAGTACGCCCATTCCTGA
- a CDS encoding thioredoxin family protein, whose amino-acid sequence MNWISDIEEALAKRAAEGKRLLMIFKGNGDWCKWCNALDEVLKESDALEKYLESEGILGAKILIPRKAEDEEGIRERFGITGIPFLVFYSEEGTVEGTTEFIDDGNASSYVEWIESVDSSAF is encoded by the coding sequence ATGAATTGGATCTCCGATATTGAAGAGGCTTTGGCGAAACGTGCGGCTGAAGGGAAGCGTCTCCTGATGATTTTCAAGGGTAATGGCGACTGGTGCAAGTGGTGCAACGCCTTGGATGAAGTCCTGAAGGAGAGCGATGCCTTGGAGAAGTATTTGGAGAGCGAAGGAATCCTCGGCGCGAAGATTTTGATCCCGCGCAAGGCGGAAGACGAGGAGGGGATTCGCGAGCGTTTTGGAATCACGGGTATCCCTTTCTTAGTGTTCTACTCGGAGGAGGGAACGGTGGAAGGGACCACTGAATTTATCGACGACGGCAACGCTTCCAGTTACGTGGAGTGGATCGAGAGCGTCGACTCGAGCGCGTTTTAG
- a CDS encoding DUF481 domain-containing protein, whose amino-acid sequence MIRLSSLSLAAALLVSFASADTIVTKDGSTINGKVLGIDGGKISLKTDFAGKITIDQKLVESISTDEDVALSLEDGTVVQGPVSGQGGSLVVKGANGTVTSTVASIDETWMPGQKSPSQIAAERKWAYEAAFDLTGKSGNKDSTGMGTQFRATLAGEQDTLAFFARANFQEVDGDKSADEARGGVDYANNFGKNYNWYVRTEFGYDAIKDIDQFFTVAAGFGYGFFNTDTRKLNVRAGLGYLSENYGVKPDLSAASFDLGLTHREKLKWGTWTNRATYTPTLEDFGNFRLVYDTSLELPLKSEGWSVRTGLNFDYNSEVIGTEKELDTTYYIRMVLKWL is encoded by the coding sequence ATGATAAGACTATCATCTCTCAGCCTCGCCGCGGCACTACTTGTGAGCTTCGCGTCAGCAGACACCATCGTCACAAAAGACGGATCGACCATCAACGGTAAGGTCCTCGGCATCGACGGAGGCAAGATCTCGCTCAAGACCGACTTCGCTGGAAAAATCACCATCGACCAAAAGTTGGTCGAATCCATCAGCACCGACGAAGACGTCGCCCTTTCCCTGGAAGACGGCACCGTCGTGCAAGGTCCTGTTAGCGGTCAAGGCGGTTCGCTCGTCGTGAAAGGCGCCAACGGTACCGTCACCAGCACCGTCGCCTCCATCGACGAAACCTGGATGCCTGGCCAAAAGAGCCCCAGCCAAATCGCAGCCGAACGCAAGTGGGCCTACGAGGCCGCCTTCGACCTCACCGGCAAGAGCGGCAACAAGGACTCGACCGGCATGGGCACTCAGTTCCGCGCCACCTTGGCTGGAGAGCAAGATACCCTCGCCTTCTTCGCCCGCGCCAACTTCCAGGAAGTAGACGGAGACAAGAGCGCTGACGAAGCCCGCGGCGGCGTCGACTACGCCAACAACTTCGGCAAGAACTACAACTGGTACGTCCGTACCGAGTTCGGCTACGACGCCATCAAGGACATCGACCAGTTCTTCACCGTCGCAGCCGGTTTCGGCTACGGCTTCTTCAATACCGACACCCGCAAGCTCAACGTCCGCGCCGGTCTCGGTTACCTCTCCGAAAACTACGGCGTCAAGCCAGACCTCAGCGCTGCGAGCTTCGACCTCGGACTCACTCACAGAGAAAAGCTGAAGTGGGGTACATGGACCAACCGCGCCACTTACACTCCGACCCTCGAAGACTTCGGCAACTTCCGCCTCGTGTACGACACGAGCCTTGAGCTTCCGCTCAAGTCCGAGGGATGGAGCGTGCGTACCGGTCTCAACTTCGACTACAACAGCGAAGTCATCGGCACCGAGAAGGAACTCGATACCACCTACTACATTCGCATGGTCTTGAAGTGGCTCTAA
- a CDS encoding HDOD domain-containing protein: MTTRILIIDEDPHALQSYREALAPKAGQWQIEYAASSEEALKSAHSQKPNIVIASLSIADGHGAELLAQFEKVAPDAQRFITATQSEKPKLEETFGSSFQYLPSPCPAPRLITEIQRCFAIDNWLGNPRVKQLVAKMGEFPSLPPIYLKVVNALNSRHADTSTIAQAISGDLAISAKVLQTVNSSFYGFDEKIANISEAINILGTDCVKNLVLAIQVFNSIGHSKEHKAITDELWHHSMSVAVAARRLAAYETKNDKIAEEAYTAGLMHDIGKLILLNADPAGTAEARKLASEKSIPLAEAEDQVIGCNHAETGAYVLARWGMPANLTEAVALHHEPVNSFGKSFSALAAVHVANAIVHHRQKPDHPSATLSEAFLVEIGKSDSWETWLAVTSGKTPPAAQKGGLALKKPDSATAPSSPSEPQQASSGAPAASSSKSHTANSSDTPQAQDSSAPLESRKSKVPLIAIAACALFSAAGIYTLNTIDTVDSATEPELANEETGATTSLVSNMERAKELSGLAQTEEALQEIFDAETEEVAPIAAEETPVPEETSEIASREAQEAPQPSLAPEQLPKPQLPDVKDSFPNIELAGIFYNAERPLASVNGKIRRVGDSVSGAQIVRIDKHQVVLKYENTLRAFKLN, translated from the coding sequence ATGACCACGCGGATCCTCATTATCGACGAAGACCCTCACGCTCTCCAAAGCTATCGCGAAGCGCTCGCGCCCAAGGCGGGACAATGGCAAATCGAATACGCTGCCAGCAGCGAAGAGGCCCTCAAATCCGCCCACTCGCAAAAGCCGAACATCGTCATTGCCTCGCTCTCCATCGCGGACGGACACGGAGCCGAGCTGCTGGCCCAGTTCGAAAAGGTGGCTCCCGACGCCCAACGTTTCATCACCGCGACCCAGTCCGAAAAGCCAAAACTCGAAGAAACGTTCGGCTCTTCTTTCCAATACCTTCCCAGCCCCTGCCCAGCTCCCCGCCTCATCACCGAGATCCAACGCTGCTTCGCCATCGACAACTGGCTCGGCAACCCCCGCGTAAAGCAGCTCGTCGCCAAGATGGGCGAATTCCCCAGCCTGCCTCCCATCTACCTGAAGGTAGTGAACGCCCTCAATTCGCGCCACGCCGACACTAGCACCATCGCCCAAGCCATTTCCGGCGACCTCGCGATCTCCGCCAAGGTCCTGCAAACCGTAAATTCCTCCTTCTACGGGTTCGACGAGAAGATCGCCAACATCTCCGAGGCCATAAACATCCTTGGCACCGACTGCGTAAAAAATCTGGTCCTCGCCATTCAGGTCTTCAACAGCATCGGCCATTCGAAGGAACACAAGGCCATCACCGACGAACTCTGGCATCACAGCATGTCCGTCGCAGTGGCCGCCCGCCGCCTCGCCGCCTACGAAACCAAGAACGACAAGATCGCAGAGGAGGCCTACACCGCCGGTCTGATGCACGACATCGGCAAGCTCATCCTTCTCAACGCCGACCCCGCAGGCACAGCCGAGGCTCGCAAGCTCGCCAGCGAAAAGTCCATCCCGCTCGCCGAAGCGGAAGACCAGGTCATAGGCTGCAACCACGCCGAGACAGGAGCCTACGTGCTCGCCCGCTGGGGCATGCCAGCGAATTTGACCGAGGCCGTTGCCCTCCACCACGAACCCGTCAACTCCTTCGGAAAGTCGTTCTCTGCCCTAGCCGCTGTGCACGTCGCAAATGCCATTGTGCATCATCGCCAAAAGCCCGACCACCCGAGCGCAACCCTCAGCGAGGCCTTTCTCGTGGAAATCGGCAAGTCCGACTCTTGGGAGACATGGCTCGCTGTCACCTCCGGCAAAACGCCCCCTGCCGCGCAAAAAGGCGGGCTCGCGCTCAAAAAGCCCGACTCCGCCACGGCGCCGTCAAGCCCGTCTGAACCACAGCAGGCAAGCTCCGGCGCTCCCGCAGCTTCCTCCTCGAAATCACATACCGCTAACTCCAGCGATACGCCTCAGGCCCAAGACAGCAGCGCCCCATTGGAGAGCCGGAAAAGCAAGGTTCCCCTCATCGCTATCGCTGCCTGCGCCCTATTTTCCGCAGCCGGTATCTACACTTTGAATACTATCGACACTGTAGATTCCGCTACGGAACCGGAGCTGGCCAACGAAGAGACCGGCGCAACAACTTCCCTCGTTTCCAACATGGAGAGAGCCAAGGAACTTTCAGGGCTCGCCCAAACCGAGGAAGCCTTGCAAGAGATCTTCGACGCGGAAACAGAGGAAGTCGCACCTATCGCAGCAGAGGAAACTCCCGTTCCCGAGGAGACATCGGAAATCGCCTCCCGCGAGGCCCAAGAAGCCCCCCAGCCATCGCTGGCCCCCGAGCAGCTCCCCAAACCGCAGCTTCCAGACGTCAAGGACAGCTTCCCCAACATCGAACTCGCCGGTATCTTCTACAATGCCGAGCGCCCTCTCGCCAGCGTGAACGGCAAAATCCGTCGCGTAGGCGACTCCGTCAGCGGTGCCCAAATCGTCCGCATCGACAAGCACCAAGTCGTTCTCAAATACGAAAACACCTTGCGAGCCTTCAAGCTCAACTAG